The genomic DNA tttttcagTCGGCTTGaaaggacaggaagctctccgattggctgatggGTTAAGCGTATCTTGTGAGCTTCCAGTCCAGCCAGCCGGAGAGCTTCCGGTCATGTCGTACCAAACTGAAAATACGCCTCGTGTGGATGGCCCTAATACAGCCATCAAGCGACTAGGATCGCAGTCATTGCTAAGGAGATGCACCTCAAGGGCCGAGGTGTTTTCGACGTGCCTCGATACGTCAACCCAATCAACGAATCTGAGAGCATCTTATTCTGTAAATACGCTCGTGTGGCTATGCCCTAATACAGCCGTAGAGcagctatagtgtggtccaccttataatggcagtggataaagttAGAAgaatagcgttgccgattctctgcattaattaattatatttctacactgtcaaaaacataattgtcatcgttgtggacctagaaaaggatagtaacaccggctttgtcgaatgatagacaaggatagcaaaaccaaagttgattaaatactgtcattataacgtggacctcactatagaatcttAGAGTCATCGCATCCTAAGGTTCGAAACATACGAGGCGTTTTTTCAGACGGCATGACAGGTCTCGACACTCCATCCCAATCACCCAATCGCAGAGATTCCTGACCTGTCGTGTAAACTAGTCTAAATAAACGCCTTGTGTGTCAAGATAGATAACAGTTGAACATCGtcatagaaataaatttgaaataagctATTGGAAGAACCcttacatcaataaaatataaaagttaGAGAACAACATTTAACCGAGATaattaatactagtagttctgtgaacagtagacctcacgcagtattctcatccacaagtaccagatgtcaactgttttaaatgttaaaaaactcagttcacgtttgaatttgtattccatatgatataattcatccagttccgtgatgatctttctatctgatgaaaattaattttttagaatcaaaaatattataatttctccagcattatttagttcatttgtttatttttattcacctattaaattagttttttcgaatgtgagaatattgatactgatgggcacgcataataataccatgaccgcaaaacaaaatattgaaaccaaagaccttaaagctgcgattagaccaaatttattaaaaaaatgttaataactcaatccttttagattatattagattgaacataacttatcatacacatgattaacatatgtgtttgtcaacttccgttcaatctaatagaatctataaggattaagttataaccattttgttaataactttggtgtaaacccagcttaaagatgcatacctctttaatgtctttgattgaaactatagaccttatacaaatacagtaatagactggcttctccacacatctgtgtaatcacttgtcagctgatttatgatgaatatattctatagtctgatttttactctaatattggcgtatgaaggaggctcctttttctttttatattatccttgaaatgcaaaatttccaaaaaccttgaatatacgtcgacgcgcaatttaaaaaggaacatacctgtcaaatttcatgagaatctattaccgcgtttcgccgtaaatgcgcaacatataaacatttaaacattaagagtaatgccaaaccgtcgacttgaatcttagacctcacttcgttcggttaACAATGTGCCTAATTTATAAGTGGTATAACAGAAATCGTTCACTCTATAGTAAGCCTTTGCAGCAAGAAAGCTGTAAAAACTCTTTTTCATTAATGAGGTACAGTGTTTGGAAGTTAACGCCAACATCTCTCTGAGTCTAGTGAGTTCTATTATTAGGAATTGATAAAGGAAACAATTTAAAAGACAAACCACAAATGTTGGTACCTTATTTTTGAACTTGCGGAATCGTTCCGTATAGGTGTCAGTCTTCTGGAAGACATTGGAGAAGCCCTGCTCCTCCTCTGCACTCTCGTTTTGTTGCTTGCGATGTGCAATGAGCATGTGCACCTCACTGATCAGCAGCGTCTCTGCGTTCTCAAACTCCTTGGGAAACTGTAGGTCGGCTGCGTCCTCTTCGGTCAGGTCTACACTGCCCGCTGCCATTTTGAATCTAAAAAAATCAAAGAGGACTTCTTTACAAACAATTATCACTCTTCATTCAAGAGATAGAAAATGATATAATTCAGAGCGAGTGAGAGGGTGAAAGAGTAAAGAATAAGAGGAAAAGGATAGCAGAAGAGGAGACGATGAAGAAGAGAGAATTATGACAAAATCCAGAACGAGTCAGGGAGAATAagagagagacagtgtgagAAAATTTGCAAGGGGAAAGATGTGGAAATGTGAATAGGAAATCACTGTAATAGAAATCGGGAGAGGAAtagaatagcacaaggctatcttatgttttctctccctatcattttgatgatgtacttattgtatgaatcaataaagaataaataattaatctatTATATCAGTACTTTGTAAATAATCATAGCTCATATGCTTTATGTAATAAACATGACTTTAGTCTGtattttgaaatgttgcattgtTTAGTCttctaatattgtaaaaaaatcttTAGTAGGTGACTGTGGTCTTGGCTCTTTTAGGTCAGGTCTACACTGCccgccgccattttgaatctaCAAATCAAAGAGGAATACTTTATAAACAATTGTGGCACTGTTTAGTCTTTATTCGTACAAGAAAAATGTTTAGTACGTGACTGTGAGAAACAATTCtttagaaacaattattactgttGGATAAGTATAAAGTAAGTAATGTTACAGTAATcaatctatttcaaattttattcaatccaattcacaatatttacaaattatgagaaataaaatcatacagctcaacaatattagagtaataagttatattataaAGTAGGCTTACATAAAAGTCTAACTTATTAAACAATAACTTCAGACTTGAATTCGAACATGCTAAATCAGGACTATAGTTGGCCAAACGAAAATGGGTCCCTCAAGGTCAAAGCTTGCTCTTGAAAAATACTGCTTGCTGAGAGTACAAAAACTCTACGTCTGCGAGCAGGAATGAGtatctgataatttattaatttctggagaagtagaaaaatagaaaaagaaggaagaaagaaaaattagcaaCCAATCACTCTCGCATTCACA from Nilaparvata lugens isolate BPH unplaced genomic scaffold, ASM1435652v1 scaffold6322, whole genome shotgun sequence includes the following:
- the LOC111049639 gene encoding DNA-directed RNA polymerase II subunit RPB4-like encodes the protein MAAGSVDLTEEDAADLQFPKEFENAETLLISEVHMLIAHRKQQNESAEEEQGFSNVFQKTDTYTERFRKFKNKVPTFVVCLLNCFLYQFLIIELTRLREMLALTSKHCTSLMKKSFYSFLAAKAYYRVNDFCYTTYKLGTLLTERSEV